In the Persephonella hydrogeniphila genome, one interval contains:
- a CDS encoding class I SAM-dependent RNA methyltransferase produces the protein MMKITVEKLIYGGKGIGKLNNKVCFIPYVLPEEEVEIEIIREKKNFYECTPSKIIKSSPYRKDPVCRYFTYCGGCDYLHIEYKKQVEYKNEIFVETLQRIGKIDKIPVLEPVPSPENLHYRNRVQFKIKGEKIGFFKKESREIVNIDYCYLLKEELNNILNGLREVVPFFTFLPVEAHFYSSSENQTVAKFVFFKNIKKIPLGLKHMKAFLGDSLEGFGIYTVKDNFPKKINFIGSPFVYETVGDYRFRVSADSFFQVNRFQVGNLIKLVEEELKKEKISVAFDLYSGVGTFSIPMGRYAEKVFGVEINPYAVQDANHNRKLNKASNVFFQRASASDINRFMVKKNPQLVLLDPPRTGIDEKTLDALLQIKNLRKIIYISCNPATLARDISKLVEKGFSVVSTRFIDMFPHTYHIESLTILEK, from the coding sequence ATGATGAAAATCACAGTAGAGAAACTGATTTACGGCGGAAAAGGAATCGGAAAGCTAAATAACAAAGTCTGTTTCATTCCTTATGTTCTACCTGAAGAGGAAGTAGAGATAGAAATTATCAGGGAAAAAAAGAATTTTTACGAATGTACCCCCTCAAAGATAATAAAATCCTCCCCTTATAGAAAGGATCCGGTATGCCGGTACTTTACATACTGTGGAGGTTGTGATTATCTACATATAGAGTACAAAAAGCAGGTTGAGTACAAAAATGAGATTTTTGTAGAAACTCTCCAGCGGATAGGAAAGATAGATAAAATACCGGTTCTTGAACCGGTACCTTCTCCAGAAAATCTCCATTACAGAAACCGTGTACAGTTTAAGATAAAAGGTGAGAAGATAGGTTTTTTCAAAAAAGAAAGCAGAGAAATAGTTAATATAGATTACTGCTATCTTTTAAAGGAAGAGCTCAACAATATCCTAAATGGCCTTAGAGAGGTTGTCCCATTTTTTACATTTCTACCTGTAGAAGCTCATTTTTATTCATCTTCAGAGAATCAGACGGTAGCAAAATTTGTTTTCTTCAAGAATATAAAAAAGATCCCCCTTGGACTGAAACATATGAAAGCTTTCTTAGGAGATTCCCTTGAAGGTTTTGGTATATACACTGTTAAAGATAATTTCCCAAAAAAAATAAACTTTATAGGTTCTCCTTTTGTTTATGAAACGGTAGGTGATTACAGATTTAGAGTTTCTGCTGACTCATTTTTTCAGGTAAACAGATTTCAGGTGGGAAATCTCATAAAGCTTGTTGAAGAAGAACTTAAAAAAGAAAAAATATCTGTTGCCTTTGATCTTTATAGCGGTGTAGGGACATTTTCTATCCCTATGGGAAGGTATGCTGAGAAGGTGTTTGGCGTTGAAATAAATCCCTATGCTGTTCAGGATGCAAACCACAACAGAAAGCTGAATAAGGCATCGAATGTTTTTTTCCAGAGAGCTTCAGCCTCTGATATAAACAGGTTCATGGTAAAAAAGAACCCCCAACTTGTTCTTTTAGATCCTCCGAGGACAGGGATAGATGAAAAAACTTTAGATGCTCTCCTTCAAATAAAAAATCTCAGGAAAATCATATACATATCCTGTAATCCTGCCACACTTGCAAGGGATATATCTAAACTCGTTGAAAAAGGATTTTCTGTTGTGTCTACAAGATTTATAGATATGTTTCCCCATACATACCATATAGAAAGTCTAACAATTTTGGAAAAATGA